The Beijerinckiaceae bacterium RH AL1 genome has a segment encoding these proteins:
- a CDS encoding GNAT family N-acetyltransferase (ID:RHAL1_01807;~source:Prodigal:2.6) gives MLQVRTAVDADLPALRALMALSIDQLQVGFLSPAQIVASRAVMGLDTQLVTDGTYFVVESEGELAGCGGWSRRATLYGGDHSTKLRDPAPLDPARDAARTRAMYTHPAFARRGVGRMILAACERAAAAEGFSRLELMATMSGVPLYEACGYRAIERVEAEAEGQTVPLLRMGKAIPQ, from the coding sequence ATGTTGCAGGTCCGAACCGCCGTCGACGCCGACCTGCCGGCGCTCCGCGCGCTGATGGCGCTGTCGATCGACCAGCTTCAGGTCGGCTTCCTGTCTCCGGCGCAGATCGTGGCGAGCCGCGCCGTCATGGGCCTCGATACCCAGCTCGTGACGGACGGCACCTACTTCGTCGTGGAATCGGAGGGCGAGCTCGCGGGCTGCGGCGGCTGGAGCCGTCGCGCGACGCTCTACGGCGGCGATCACAGCACCAAGCTGCGCGATCCCGCCCCGCTAGATCCGGCCCGCGACGCCGCCCGCACCCGCGCCATGTATACGCATCCCGCCTTCGCGCGGCGCGGCGTCGGCCGAATGATCCTTGCGGCCTGCGAGAGGGCAGCAGCCGCGGAGGGGTTTTCGCGCCTCGAGCTGATGGCCACGATGAGCGGCGTCCCGCTCTACGAGGCCTGCGGCTATCGCGCGATCGAGCGCGTCGAGGCGGAGGCCGAGGGCCAGACCGTGCCGCTGCTCCGCATGGGAAAGGCCATCCCACAGTAA
- a CDS encoding putative Histidine kinase (source:Prodigal:2.6;~ID:RHAL1_01809): MAVATVPTQTASLERLMSRVARALAVVVAASCVIVLVGYALHVDALVLVRPEWSAMSPLTAVALLCLAVSIALDDGRNSRICWVPILVGAYALVSGIAVLRESLSGVIAANVFGFDSSRAGQTSVPTATSLLALGVAGVVRSREKLADRLAAVAVTVATFAVLDELYETGTLRTLALFSRMSPQTAAAILALGLASLTIRPHAGWASVVASSGTGGASARRLIAFTLLPPLLGFLLARTAELHRLNFGAAMAALVVLTVAPLALLVLRTGRILDELDRERDATAAVEAAREGELRLIADALPALISLVDTNLVYRFANRSYEVWLGLKPEEVIGRTMGDIVDTQAMATRRPYLDAALSGQETRFEMLWTLPDGSTRDAEARYLPRFGPDGTVEGLFLFVADITDRKAAERRLVATNVALEERVKARTRERDQIWQISKDMLCIATQDGYLVNLNPAWSDTLGWSLEQLMSEPFISFVHPDDIETTNQAAAKLARGEPALDFENRYRHADGGWRWLSWNAVPDGALIYAIVRDVSEAKAATERERSLEEALRQAQKMEAVGQLTGGLAHDFNNLLTGITGSLDMMSRRVEQGRTGELARYVDAAQAAAKRAAALTHRLLAFSRRQTLDPKPTDVDALVAGLEELVRRTVGPQIAVEIAAAAGVWSVLVDPNQLENALLNLCINARDAMPDGGRLVISTTNRMLDEDRARTHELQPGAYVALGVSDTGTGMAPDVIERIFDPFFTTKPIGQGTGLGLSMIYGFARQSGGQVMVESQLERGTTMTLLLPRWFGRSEDAAAPAEAKAVATDGGESVLVVDDEPTVRMLLVDVLGDLGYRTMVAADGPAGLEILRSGTAVDLLVTDIGLPSGMNGRQLADAGRALRSGLRVLFITGYAEAAVLGDAPLEPGMRVLPKPFAMEALGAMVKEMLAAG, from the coding sequence GTGGCCGTTGCGACCGTCCCGACCCAAACCGCCTCGCTCGAGCGACTGATGTCGCGCGTGGCGCGGGCCTTGGCGGTCGTCGTCGCGGCCTCGTGCGTCATCGTGCTCGTCGGCTACGCGCTGCATGTCGACGCGCTGGTGCTCGTGCGTCCGGAATGGTCGGCCATGTCGCCGCTGACCGCCGTCGCGCTGCTGTGCCTTGCGGTCTCGATCGCCTTGGACGACGGCCGCAACTCGCGAATCTGCTGGGTGCCGATCCTCGTCGGCGCCTACGCGCTCGTCTCCGGCATCGCCGTCCTTCGCGAGAGCCTCAGCGGGGTGATCGCCGCCAACGTCTTCGGCTTCGACTCGTCGCGCGCCGGCCAGACCTCGGTGCCGACGGCGACGTCGCTGCTCGCGCTCGGCGTCGCCGGCGTCGTGCGCTCGCGCGAAAAGCTCGCCGATCGCCTCGCGGCGGTGGCCGTGACGGTCGCCACCTTCGCCGTGCTGGACGAGCTCTACGAGACGGGTACGCTGAGGACGCTCGCGCTCTTCTCCAGGATGTCGCCGCAGACGGCGGCGGCCATCCTGGCGCTGGGCCTCGCCTCGCTCACCATTCGTCCGCACGCCGGCTGGGCCTCGGTCGTCGCCTCGAGCGGCACCGGCGGGGCCTCGGCGCGGCGGCTCATCGCCTTCACGCTGCTGCCGCCGCTCCTCGGCTTCCTGCTGGCCCGCACGGCGGAGCTGCACCGGCTAAACTTCGGCGCCGCCATGGCCGCCCTCGTCGTGCTGACCGTCGCGCCGCTCGCGCTGCTGGTGCTGCGCACGGGCCGCATCCTCGACGAGCTCGACCGCGAGCGCGATGCGACGGCCGCGGTCGAGGCGGCGCGCGAGGGCGAGCTGCGTCTCATCGCCGACGCGCTGCCGGCGCTGATCTCGCTCGTCGACACCAACCTCGTCTACCGCTTCGCCAACCGCAGCTACGAGGTCTGGCTCGGCCTGAAGCCGGAGGAGGTCATCGGCCGCACGATGGGCGACATCGTCGACACGCAGGCGATGGCGACGCGCCGCCCCTATCTCGACGCGGCGCTCTCCGGACAGGAGACCCGCTTCGAGATGCTGTGGACCCTGCCGGACGGCAGCACGCGCGATGCGGAGGCACGCTATCTCCCACGCTTCGGTCCCGACGGCACGGTCGAGGGGCTTTTCCTCTTCGTCGCCGACATCACCGACCGCAAGGCGGCCGAGCGTCGGCTCGTCGCGACCAACGTCGCGCTGGAGGAGCGCGTCAAGGCCCGCACCCGCGAGCGCGACCAGATCTGGCAGATCTCCAAGGACATGCTCTGCATCGCCACGCAGGACGGCTATCTCGTGAACCTCAACCCCGCGTGGTCGGACACGCTCGGCTGGAGCCTCGAGCAGCTGATGTCCGAGCCGTTCATCTCGTTCGTCCACCCCGACGACATCGAGACCACCAACCAGGCCGCCGCGAAGCTGGCACGCGGCGAGCCGGCGCTCGACTTCGAGAACCGCTATCGCCACGCCGACGGCGGCTGGCGCTGGCTGTCGTGGAATGCCGTGCCGGACGGCGCGCTGATCTACGCGATCGTCCGCGACGTCAGCGAGGCGAAGGCCGCGACGGAGCGCGAGCGCTCGCTGGAAGAGGCGCTGCGCCAGGCGCAGAAGATGGAGGCCGTCGGCCAGCTCACCGGCGGTCTCGCGCACGACTTCAACAACCTGCTCACCGGCATCACCGGCTCGCTCGACATGATGAGCCGCCGCGTCGAGCAGGGCCGCACCGGCGAGCTCGCGCGCTACGTCGACGCCGCGCAGGCCGCCGCCAAGCGCGCCGCGGCCCTGACGCACCGCCTGCTCGCCTTCTCGCGCCGGCAGACGCTCGACCCGAAGCCGACCGACGTCGATGCCCTCGTCGCGGGGCTCGAGGAGCTGGTGCGCCGCACGGTCGGACCGCAGATCGCCGTCGAGATCGCGGCTGCCGCGGGCGTGTGGAGCGTCCTCGTCGATCCGAACCAGCTCGAGAATGCGCTGCTCAACCTCTGCATCAATGCCCGCGACGCCATGCCCGACGGCGGCCGCCTCGTGATCTCGACGACGAACCGGATGCTCGACGAGGACAGGGCGCGCACGCACGAGCTGCAGCCCGGCGCCTACGTCGCGCTCGGCGTCTCCGACACCGGCACCGGCATGGCGCCCGACGTCATCGAGCGAATCTTCGATCCCTTCTTCACGACCAAGCCGATCGGGCAGGGCACCGGGCTCGGCCTCTCGATGATCTACGGCTTCGCGCGCCAGTCCGGCGGCCAGGTGATGGTCGAGTCGCAGCTCGAGCGCGGCACGACGATGACGCTGCTGCTGCCGCGCTGGTTCGGCCGCAGCGAGGACGCGGCGGCGCCGGCCGAGGCGAAGGCCGTGGCGACGGACGGCGGCGAGAGCGTGCTCGTCGTCGACGACGAGCCGACGGTGCGCATGCTGCTCGTCGACGTGCTGGGCGACCTCGGCTACCGCACCATGGTCGCGGCGGACGGACCGGCCGGCCTCGAGATCCTGCGCTCCGGCACCGCCGTCGACCTGCTCGTCACCGACATCGGCCTGCCGAGCGGCATGAACGGGCGCCAGCTCGCGGATGCCGGCCGCGCCCTGCGAAGCGGTCTGCGCGTGCTCTTCATCACCGGCTACGCGGAAGCCGCCGTGCTCGGCGACGCGCCGCTCGAGCCGGGCATGCGCGTCCTGCCGAAGCCCTTC
- a CDS encoding hypothetical protein (ID:RHAL1_01806;~conserved exported protein of unknown function;~source:Prodigal:2.6) yields the protein MRVNVGNVLRLACLLLSACLPLAAHAAASDPVDTALIVSVDVSGSVNAERYQLQMQGIAKALEDPAVLGAIQGGPHGGILFAMIAWADKPHLVVDWQRIGSREDALAIAARIRTLPQQGGDFTCFRPMFETIAEDVIPAMPAKAMRIVVDVSGDGIDNCTPPSELAEFHKAVLAQGATINGLPILVPGENDTVGVGSFRAPGYGLRNLSSDPHEPAGDMTTLPDWYGKHVLGGANAFLMPAEGYGDFARALRRKFVIEISGLPGPAMATRR from the coding sequence GTGCGGGTGAATGTCGGCAACGTCCTTCGTCTCGCCTGCCTGCTGCTCTCGGCGTGCCTGCCTCTCGCCGCCCACGCCGCGGCGTCCGACCCCGTCGATACCGCGCTCATCGTGTCGGTCGACGTCTCGGGCTCGGTCAACGCCGAGCGCTACCAGCTGCAGATGCAGGGCATCGCCAAGGCGCTGGAGGACCCGGCGGTGCTCGGCGCGATCCAGGGCGGCCCGCACGGCGGCATCCTGTTCGCGATGATCGCCTGGGCCGACAAGCCGCATCTCGTCGTCGACTGGCAGCGCATCGGCTCGCGCGAGGACGCGCTGGCGATCGCCGCGCGCATCCGGACGCTGCCGCAGCAGGGCGGCGACTTCACCTGCTTCCGGCCGATGTTCGAGACGATCGCCGAGGACGTGATCCCGGCGATGCCGGCGAAGGCGATGCGGATCGTGGTCGACGTCTCGGGCGACGGCATCGACAACTGTACCCCGCCCTCAGAGCTCGCCGAGTTCCACAAGGCCGTCCTCGCGCAGGGCGCGACGATCAACGGCCTGCCGATCCTCGTGCCGGGCGAGAACGACACGGTCGGCGTCGGCTCCTTCCGGGCGCCCGGCTACGGCCTGCGCAACCTGTCGAGCGACCCGCACGAGCCGGCCGGCGACATGACCACGCTGCCGGACTGGTACGGCAAGCACGTGCTCGGCGGCGCCAACGCCTTCCTGATGCCGGCGGAAGGCTACGGCGACTTCGCGCGAGCGCTGCGCCGCAAGTTCGTCATCGAGATTTCCGGCCTGCCGGGACCGGCGATGGCGACGCGCCGCTAG
- the gyrA gene encoding DNA gyrase subunit A (ID:RHAL1_01808;~source:Prodigal:2.6): protein MADKNDDDDKTPPQGSDVRPVSIADEMRRSYLDYAMSVIVSRALPDVRDGLKPVHRRILFSANENNFTPERPYVKSARIVGEVMGKYHPHGDSAIYDALVRMAQPFSMRLMLIDGQGNFGSVDGDPPAAMRYTESRMAKPAMMLIEDIDSDTVDFQPNYDGKEAEPVVLPARFPNLLVNGAGGIAVGMATNIPPHNLGEVIDACIALIDRPDMGLEELVELVPGPDFPTGGAILGRAGIRSAYMTGRGSVVVRARWRVEEIRKDREAIIVDQIPYQVNKATLIEKIAELVRDKRVEGIADMRDESDRDGMRIVMELKRDANADVVMNQLWRFTQMQASFGCNMIALNGGRPQLLTLRDILVAFVDFREEVVTRRTKHKLAKARDAAHIQVGLAIAVANIDEVIRLIRTSADAAAAREALMGRTWPAKDMAPLITLIADPRHTLDENGEYRLSEEQARGILELRLARLTALGRDEIAEALNRLAAEIADYLDILSSRARLFGIVKDELIAVKTAFATPRRTEILDAVDGVEDEDLIAREDMVVTVSHGGYVKRVPLSTYREQARGGKGRAGMQTRDDDFVARLFVASTHTPILFFSSRGQVYKEKVWRIPVANPQSRGKALVNMLPLEQGERITTIMPLPEDEEKWAELDVLFATTSGSVRRNKLSDFTQVNRAGKIAMKLDAGEEIVDVQTCGEASDVLLTTQNGQCIRFATTEVRVFKGRDSMGVRGITLGKDDRVIALAILRHIAADAGERLAYLKMRRAVAGEVDSTAEAVAEEAAEEGVEPDTVQPSSISQERYVEMSEAEDFILTVSTKGFGKRTSSYEYRLTRRGGKGIVAMAVNARNGQLVASFPVTHDDGIMLVTNGGQLIRVPVDDIRIVGRGSQGVTVFRTAPGEQVVSVERIRAEVEAAPDGSAAPEPTPDDA from the coding sequence TTGGCCGACAAGAACGACGACGACGACAAGACGCCTCCGCAGGGCTCGGACGTGCGCCCCGTCTCGATCGCCGACGAGATGCGCCGGAGCTACCTCGATTACGCGATGAGCGTGATCGTGTCGCGCGCGCTGCCCGACGTGCGTGACGGCCTGAAGCCCGTGCACCGTCGCATCCTCTTCTCGGCGAACGAGAACAACTTCACGCCCGAGCGCCCCTACGTGAAGTCGGCGCGCATCGTCGGCGAGGTGATGGGCAAGTACCATCCGCACGGCGATTCTGCGATCTACGATGCGCTCGTGCGCATGGCGCAGCCGTTCTCGATGCGGCTCATGCTGATCGACGGGCAGGGCAACTTTGGCTCGGTCGACGGCGATCCGCCGGCGGCGATGCGCTATACCGAATCGCGCATGGCGAAGCCGGCCATGATGCTGATCGAGGACATCGACTCCGACACCGTCGACTTCCAGCCGAACTACGACGGCAAGGAGGCCGAGCCCGTCGTCCTGCCGGCGCGCTTTCCCAACCTGCTCGTCAACGGCGCCGGCGGCATCGCCGTCGGCATGGCGACCAACATCCCGCCGCACAATCTCGGCGAGGTGATCGACGCCTGCATCGCCCTGATCGATCGGCCCGACATGGGGCTCGAGGAGCTCGTCGAGCTGGTGCCGGGCCCGGACTTCCCGACCGGCGGCGCGATCCTCGGCCGCGCCGGCATCCGCTCGGCCTACATGACCGGCCGCGGCTCCGTCGTCGTGCGCGCCAGGTGGCGGGTCGAGGAGATCCGCAAGGATCGCGAGGCGATCATCGTCGACCAGATCCCCTACCAGGTGAACAAGGCGACGCTGATCGAGAAGATCGCCGAGCTGGTGCGCGATAAGCGCGTCGAGGGCATCGCCGACATGCGCGACGAGTCCGACCGCGACGGCATGCGCATCGTGATGGAGCTGAAGCGCGACGCCAACGCCGACGTCGTGATGAACCAGCTCTGGCGCTTCACCCAGATGCAGGCGTCCTTCGGCTGCAACATGATCGCGCTGAACGGCGGCCGGCCGCAGCTCCTCACGCTGCGCGACATCCTCGTCGCCTTCGTCGACTTCCGCGAGGAGGTCGTCACCCGCCGCACCAAGCACAAGCTCGCCAAAGCCCGCGACGCCGCGCACATCCAGGTCGGCCTGGCGATCGCGGTCGCCAACATCGACGAGGTGATCCGCCTCATCCGCACCTCGGCCGATGCCGCCGCGGCGCGCGAGGCGCTGATGGGCCGCACATGGCCGGCGAAAGACATGGCGCCGCTGATCACGCTGATCGCCGATCCCCGACACACGCTCGACGAGAACGGCGAGTACCGCCTCTCGGAGGAGCAGGCGCGCGGCATTCTCGAGCTGCGGCTCGCGCGCCTCACCGCGCTCGGTCGCGACGAGATCGCCGAGGCGTTGAACCGCCTCGCCGCCGAGATCGCCGACTACCTCGACATCCTGAGCTCGCGCGCGCGCCTCTTCGGCATCGTCAAGGACGAGCTCATCGCCGTGAAGACGGCCTTCGCCACGCCGCGCCGCACCGAGATCCTCGATGCCGTCGACGGCGTCGAGGACGAGGACCTGATCGCCCGCGAGGACATGGTCGTCACCGTCTCGCACGGCGGCTACGTCAAGCGCGTGCCGCTCTCGACCTATCGGGAGCAGGCGCGCGGCGGCAAGGGTCGGGCGGGCATGCAGACGCGCGACGACGACTTCGTCGCCCGCCTCTTCGTCGCCTCGACGCACACGCCGATCCTGTTCTTCTCCTCGCGCGGCCAGGTCTACAAGGAGAAGGTCTGGCGCATCCCGGTCGCCAACCCGCAGTCGCGCGGCAAGGCGCTCGTCAACATGCTGCCGCTGGAGCAGGGCGAGCGCATCACGACGATCATGCCGCTGCCCGAGGACGAGGAGAAGTGGGCCGAGCTCGACGTGCTGTTCGCCACGACGAGCGGATCGGTGCGCCGCAACAAGCTCTCCGACTTCACGCAGGTGAACCGCGCCGGCAAGATCGCCATGAAGCTCGACGCCGGCGAGGAGATCGTCGACGTGCAGACCTGCGGCGAGGCCTCCGACGTCCTGCTGACGACGCAGAACGGCCAGTGCATCCGCTTCGCCACGACCGAGGTGCGCGTCTTCAAGGGCCGCGACTCGATGGGCGTGCGCGGCATCACGCTCGGCAAGGACGACCGCGTCATCGCGCTCGCCATCCTGCGCCACATCGCAGCCGATGCGGGCGAGCGCCTGGCCTACCTCAAGATGCGCCGCGCCGTCGCCGGCGAGGTCGATTCCACCGCGGAAGCGGTTGCCGAGGAGGCGGCGGAAGAGGGCGTCGAGCCCGATACCGTGCAGCCGTCGAGCATCTCGCAGGAGCGCTACGTCGAGATGTCGGAGGCGGAGGACTTCATCCTCACCGTCTCGACCAAGGGCTTCGGCAAGCGCACCTCGTCCTACGAGTACCGGCTGACCCGGCGCGGCGGCAAGGGCATCGTCGCGATGGCGGTCAATGCGCGCAACGGCCAGCTCGTCGCCTCCTTCCCGGTGACGCACGACGACGGCATCATGCTCGTCACCAACGGCGGCCAGCTCATCCGCGTGCCCGTCGACGACATCCGCATCGTCGGGCGCGGCTCGCAGGGCGTCACGGTGTTCCGCACCGCCCCCGGCGAGCAGGTCGTCTCGGTCGAGCGGATCCGCGCCGAGGTCGAGGCGGCGCCCGATGGAAGTGCCGCGCCGGAGCCGACGCCCGACGACGCGTGA